The genomic DNA GCCGGTCGTTGGCGGCGAAGCGTCGCCGCAGCCACGCCTCGATCTCCGGATCGATGGTCTGGGGCTCGCCGACTACCGCGGCGATGGCCTCCCGGGTGAGATCGTCGTCGGTGGGGCCGAGTCCGCCGGTCAACACCACGAGGTCGCTGCGTTCCAGGGCGGCGTCGAGCGCAGCCATGATCCGCGCCTGGTTGTCGCCGACGCGTTGCGACCAGTAGACATCGACGCCCACTTCCGCCAGGTCGGCGGCGACGCGGGCGCTGTTCGTGTCGACGACCTCGCCGAGGAGCAGCTCCGTGCCGACGGCGATCACTTCCGCGCTTCTCACGCTGTTCATGAGGGAGGATAACAGGCGGCAACACGTGTGAAACGGATGACATACGAAAGCGGGATGGTGTAGAATCCGTTCGGTTCCTTCCCCCCGGGAACCAGGGAGAGGGCTTCGTGCCCTCCACCATCTCCTCTCTTTGACCCTGCGCCCCCCACGCAGGGTCAATCCTTTTGGGTCTCGCCGTCGGAGCCGTTCTGGGCGGCGCCGGCGAGGGGTCGCGGCCCACTCGCGCCCGCGAGTCGCGGACTCGCCGGGCCCATGCCTAGAGCGGGTAGGCGAACTCAGCGCCGCCAACAGCCGGGCTCACGTGCCGGTGCTAGCATTGGCCATGACGATTTCTCGGGCAGCAAGAAGCGCGTCCAGCACGCATAAGGAGCGCCCCAAGACCCTCGGCGAGCTGCGCGGGACCCGCTGGGAGGCCTCGGCGGGCCGGAGCGTTCGGGACGAGATCCGCTCCAACCTCGTAGTGGCCTTGCAGCGCCGAGATCCCCTGTTCCACGGGGTAGTCGGCTACGGGGAGACGGTCGTGCCGGCCGTGGTCAACGCGCTGCTCAGCCGTCACAACTTCATCCTTCTCGGGCTGAGGGGGCAGGCTAAGACCCGCATACTGCGCCAACTCGTCACGCTCCTCGACGAGGAGGTGCCGTACCTGGAGGGCACGGAGCTGCACGATGACCCCTTCGCGCCCCTGACGGCGGAGGGTCGTGGGCTGGTGGCCGAGCTTGGCGAGGAGGCGCCGATAGGGTGGTTGCCCCGCGAGCAGCGCTACGTCGAGAAGCTCGCCACGCCGGATACCACGGTGGCCGACATCGTCGGCGACATCGACCCCATCAAGGCCGCCAGGCTGGGCACGAGGCTGGGGGACGAGCGTGCGGTGCACTTCGGGCTCCTGCCGCGCGCCAACCGGGGCATCTTCGCCATCAACGAACTGCCGGACCTGGCGGGCAAGGTGCAGGTGGCGCTCTTCAACGTCATGCAGGAGGGCGACGTCCAGATCAAGGGTTACCCTATGCGCCTCCCGCTCGACGTGCTGTTGGTGTTCAGCGCCAACCCGGAGGACTACACGGCGCGGGGCAAGATCATCACGCCCCTCAAGGACCGCATCGGCAGCGAGGTGCGCACGCACTACCCGCAGCGAGTCGAGGAGGGCATGGCCATCACGCGCCAGGAGGCCTGGACGGACCGCGCGGAGGGCGTCTTCGTTCCGGCGTTCGTGGCGGAGGCAGTCGAGGAGGTCGCCTTCCAGGCCCGCTCGGACGCCCGCGTCGACAAGCATTCGGGCGTGTCGCAGCGCCTGCCGATCAGCCTCCTCGAGAACGTGGTGAGCAACGCCGAGCGCAGGGCGCTCGCGCACGGCGGTCAAGGCGTCGCCCGCATCTCCGACCTGTACGCGGCCCTGCCTGCCGTCACGGGCAAGATCGAGCTGGAGTACGAAGGCGAGTTGAAGGGGGCGGAGAGCGTCGCGAGGGAGATCGTCAGACGGGCCATCGGTCAAGTGTTCGGGCGGCGCGGGTCAGAGCTCGATACGGCGACCATCGTCGAGTACTTCGACGCCGGCAACAGCCTGCGGCTCCCAGGCGACCTGCCGAGCAGCGACTGGCGGGCACCCCTCGCCGAGGTCCCCGACCTGCTGACGGTCGCGGCGGAGCTGGCGGCGGCCACGAGCCGCGACGCCGGCGGGGTGGAGACAGCGGTCTCGGACGAGCTCCCGCTCGTGAGCGCCGAGTTCATCCTCGAGGGCCTATACGCGCGGCGCCAGATCGGGCGGAGCGAGGAGCTCGGCTACACGGCCGGGGAGGCAGCCCAGCCCGGCTCGCGGCCCCGGTGGAACTGACCGCAGCCCCGGGAGGCGCCCGCCCAGCGCGCAGCGCCGGCGCGCACGGAGGTCCGGTATGGCAGTGATCCGCTACTCGAAGTACGAGGGCACGCTCGACGACCTCGACATGGCCGACCTCATGCGCATGCTGCAAGACCGGCTCCTCCAGTCCGGCTTCGAGCGCAACCCGTACGACCCGGACCCGGATCACCGGCCGACCATGCAGGACCTCTACGAGGCCATCGCCCAGGCCTTGGTCGACAACGACCTGGTCAGCGAGGAGGTCCTCAAGGATGCGCTCGAGGCCGAGGACTGGCTGGACACCGAGCTCGGAACCGCCGCCCGCGAACTCGCCCGGCGGCTGGAGCAGGAAGGGTACTTGCGGGCGAACCCCGGCGAGGACGGCGCTCGGGACGCCGAGGGGGCTGCGCCGGGGTCCGCTGGCGGGCCGGCCACGGACCCGGGCAGGGCCACCTTCGAGCTGACCGACAAGGCGATCGACTTCCTCGGCTACCGCACGCTCCGGGACGTGCTCGGCGGCGCCGGCCGGTCGAGCATCGGCTCGCACGACACTCACTTCACGACCACCGGTGTGGAGACCGTGGGGGCAACGAAGGAGTACGAGTTCGGCGACGCGCTCAACCTCGACGTGCCGGCCACCCTGGCCCGAGCCGCTAGGCACGGGCTCGATGACGGTCGCATCGATTTGCAGGAAGAGGACCTCCGAGTTCAGGAGTCGGAGTACTACTCGTCGGCCGCCACGGTGGTGATGCTCGACTGCAGCCACTCGATGATCCTCTACGGCGAGGACCGGTTCAGCCCGGCGAAGCAGGTCGCGCTGGCCCTCGCCCACCTGATCCGCACGCAGTATCGCGGTGACACCGTGCAGTTCGTCCTGTTCCACAACGGGGCGGAGGAGATCTCGCTCGAGCGCCTGGCCATGGCGCAGGTCGGGCCGTATCACACGAACACGGCGCAAGGGCTCCGCCTCGCCCAACGCCTGCTCCTGCGCCAGAACAAGGAGATGAAGCAGATCGTGATGATCACGGACGGCAAGCCGTCGGCCATCACGCTGCCGGACGGCCGCATCTACCGCAACGCCTATGGCCTGGACCCGCTCGTGCTCGGTGAGACCCTCAGGGAGGTCGGCGCCTGTCGGCGGCACGGCATCCAGGTCAACACCTTCATGCTGGCGCGCGACCCGGAGCTCGTGGCGTTCGTCCAGCGTGTCAGCGCCATGACGAGGGGCAAGGCCTACTTCACCACCCCGAGCACCATCGGCCGTTACGTGCTACTCGACTACCAGGCCAAGCGCACTAAGCTCGTCAACTGATTCGCGAGCCCCGAGCGGGCGCGAGGCCGCACGCGCGCCGGCTCCGGGCCAGATCGGCGTGCCGGCCCGGCCGTACTCACTCGAACGAGCGCGAGAGCCGGTCGAGGGCCTGGATGGCGGGAGCGTAGTTCGGATCGGCGGTGCGCGCGGCGCGGTAGTTGACCTCGGCGCGCTCAAGGTCGCCCAACTGCTCGTACGCTTCACCCATACGGTAGTAGGCCTCCACGTAGGCTGGACTGCCGGGCCGCGCCTCGCCGTTGTCCGTTGCCTCGAACACGTCGATGGCGGCATTGAAGGCGGAGATAGCGTCAGGGAGGCGACCGACGAACATGAACAGCCGGCCCTTGTCGATATAGGGCCACAACTCGCTCCCTCCGCGAGCCGTGGCGGCGGCGGCGTCGAACGCCGCCACCGCGTCGTCGAACCGTGCGGCCTGCCATGCCACCCGCCCCCAGTCCATCGCGAACTCGTAGTCGCGGCTACGCAGGAACGCGTTCTGGAGTGCACGCAGGGCTCCAACCGGGTCACCGGCGGCCGCGCGTAGCAGGCCTTGCAGGTTGACGATGGCGGGGTCGGAGTCGCCGGACAGCTCGATGGCGCGGTCCAACTCGACCTGGGAGCGCTCCAGGTTGCCCGTCAGGTAGAGGGCCTTGGCGTACAGGAAGTGCGCCTCGCCGCTCTCCGGGTGATGGGTGACCAGTTCCGGTCCGTTCAGGCGCGCGGCCGAGTTGTAGTAGCCCTGGGCCAGCAGGTCGCGCATCTGGGCGAAGTCGGCTTGCGCGTAGGCAGCGCCGCCGAGCAGGAACACGCAGACGGCCAGCGCCAGCGCCACGGCGCGGGTGGACGGCCGCGCTCGCGCCCAGCTGGGTGACGTCCTGAACGGCACGGCGCAAGGGTACCCCAAGGCGGGATGAGAAGGGGCGACGCGTTCAGCCCACGAGGACCCCTTGGGCCGCGCCGGCACCGAGGCCGGACCGGACCTCACGCCGCGCTTCCCAGGGTCGCCGCCAACCAGTCCAGCCCCTCGTCGGCCAGGCGGGTCAGGTGGTCGACGGCGTGCGCGGCGGCGGGCGGAGCGGTCCTGACGAGGCTCAGGAGGGCACGGCCGTCGACGGGCGCGGTGAACGCCGGGGCGGCCGCCTGCGAGAGGAACCCCTTCACCTTCGGGTCGTAAGACAGCCCGGCGAAGCCGATCCCGAGCCGCGCCGCGAGGATGCAACCGTGCAGCCGCACGGACACGACGTACCGCGCGCCCGCCATGGCCGCGAGCGTCTCGGCGGGGGTGGTGGCCTGGCGCGCGACGACGCTGGGCGCCGCCCGGATGAGCTCGGCGACGGCCTGCTCGTCCTGGCGCGGCTGGAACGCGACGGCCGCGAGCGGCACCCCTTCGGCCTGCAAGGCGCCGGCGAGCGCTGCGAGCGCGCCGTTCAGGGCGTCCTGGCCGCCGCGCGGGGCCAGGACGACGGGCCCGTCCCGACGGTCGGCCGGCAGGTCGGCCGGCGTCACGCCTGGCGGCAACGGCATGACCAGCGCCGGGTCCGCCACCAGCACGGAGCCGTAGCCCATGCTCGCCGCGAGCCCGACGGACTGTTGGTCCCTGAGGGCGAGCGGCACGCCTGCCAGCGCTCGCCGCGTGCGAGCGAGCCCGCTCGGGGTGAACGGCCCAAGCGACTGGCCGTACACGACGACCCGCTTGCGCATGGCCTTGGCCAGGCGCAAGGTGGCGAGGTAGTAGGAGAGGCTGCGGCCGCTCGTCACGTCCTGCAGCAGCCCGCCCCCGCCGGAGACGAGCGCGTCGGCCTTGACGAGAGCCGGCACGAGGCCGGAGTAACGGTCGACCGCCGCGACGCCGTGAAGCTTCCTGGTCGAGCGTGGATCGACAGACAGGACGACCGGCTCGATGCCGCGAGCCGTCAAGCCCGTGACGAGGCCGGCCAGGAGCGCCTCGTCGCCGAGGTTGCCCGCCCCGTAGTAACCGCTTACGAGCACGCGCACGGGCTACCCCGGGCTCACGGGATCCAGAGGCGCGGGGGCCACCCGCGCCTCAACGGTCGTCCGTCGACGCCAGCCAGCGCCTACCGAGCCTGGTGAACAGCGCGGCAACCGGCACGAGCACGGCGCCGATGGCGAGCCCGACGAGGAGGGCGACGCCGGTGCGCTCCAGCGAGATGAGCAGGGGGGTGTGGTAGTGGCTGAAGGAGTTCAGGATGCTCGCCTGGGCCACTACGCCGGCGGTCAGGAGCGGACCGCGCAGCCACGCCGGCCAGCCGGGGAGCGCCAACGCCACGAGGGCGGCCGGGTGCCCGATCAGCTCCTTGAAGCGCGGCCTTGCCACGAACTCGCCGAGGAACGACCTGAGGGCCAACTCGAACTGGCTGACGCCGATGACGGGGTCGTTGCCCCGCCTGAGCACCACGATGGCTACGGCTGCGACCGCCACCAGGCCGACGGCTACGTGCGCGACCGTGATGTTCATGCGCACGAGCCGCTTGACCCACTCGGCGGGCCGATGGAAGCGCAGCATGTAGGCCACGAGGAACAGTGCGGGCGGGACGACGAGCGTGAGCCCGACGCCGGAGAACGGCCGGATGGCGAGTAGGGTCTCGCGTTCGCTGCCCACCGCCGTGAGGAGCAGTGCGCCCGCCAGGCTCACGAGCGTCGCGCCGAGGATGGTGGGCCAGCGCTCCTTGAAGCTCAAGAACCCGAGGGTGGGGAAGACCAACGCGGCCAGGAGGGCGACGGCGTCCCAGGACGCGCCCCCAGCCCAGCCGCATAGGAGGAGCAGCGCGGCGAACGCGGCGGCGCCCCACGGGGCGGGCAACCGGCGCGCCAACAGCAGGGCGCCGGCCAGCACGCCGAGCGCTGCCAGTGCGCGCAGCCACGTGGTCGTCCGGAAATCCTTGCCGAGGGTCGTCAGCGGCCCGACGTCGTAGCCCTGAGCCCGCAACGTTCTACTGAGTGAGGAGACGAGCGCCTCGGTGTTGCCGATCGGGTCGCCGAGTTCGACGGTGGTGTACGGCCGCAGGTACAGGAGCCGCACGTTGCGCTCCTCGACCGCGAGCAGGTACTTGTCGACGAGGTCGGCGGGCTTGAGGCGCCGGTCGACGTAGTCCTGGTTGAAGCTCAACAGCCTCACGGTCGGGATCTTGCCGGACACGTCCGCCATGCCGTTCTGCGGGGTGCCCTCGATGACCGCGGTCAGGTACGGCTGGGAGGCGCTCACCAGCCCCTCGAGCCCGGACGGCCAGCCGGTGAGCTGGGTGCCGGCGTGGATCAGGTAGCTCGCTTCGGCCGGGAAGTCGTCTCCGACCTCGGTGAGCGCGTAGGTGGCGTTGCGGGGGCGGTACGCGACGTCGAAGCCGGCGCCCTTCCACAGGGCGAGCTGCGCCTTATCCGGCCCCGCTGGCAAGAACGTCTTGACGTCCCCAGGCCACAGGTACCAGGTGCGGCCGTCCAGCTCGAAGCTCCTGGCGGCCGGCACGTTCTTGGCGACGAGGCGATCGAGCGCGCCTGGCATGAGGGCGGTGACGAGCGTGGCGTCGGACGGGACTGCGGGGGCCGGTTGGCCGTCCGCGACGAGCTGCGCCTTGAGCTCGGAACCGAGGAGCGTGGCGGCGTAACCCTTGGCGACGAGGGTCTCGATGGTGTCCTCGTAGAGGGCTACGCCCGTCAGCCCGAGCTGCTGGTAGCGCCGTCCGAGCTCCAGGCTCGTGAGGCCGACGAGGTTGCCCTGCCGCGCGAGCGCCTGCTCGTCCATCACCAGGGCGACCTGCTCCCGGCTCCCCTCGACGCCGATGCGGCGCGCGGCGAGCACGGCCGCCGGGATGAGGGTCAGGAGGACGACGAGCCATAAGGCGGCGTCGAGGGGGCCGATGGCGATCCTCCGCGACGCACCCGAGGCGGAGGGGCCTACGCGACGGGGGTTCACGCCTCGGCCTTGGCGTGCCGGCGCAGGAAGGCGCCGACGTGGTTGACGAGGACCTCGAGCGCCACGCGGTTGGAGCCCCCTTCAGGGAGGATCAGGTCGGCGTACTGCTTGGTCGGTTCGACGAACAGGTCGTGCATCGGCTTCACCGTCCTGCGGTACTGGGCGATGACCGACTGGGCGGTGCGCCCGCGTTCGGCCACGTCGCGCTCTAGCCGGCGGATGAAGCGCTCGTCGGGCGGGGCGTCGACGAAGACCTTCAGGCGCATGCGTTCGCGCAGGTGCGCGTCGTGGAGCACGAGGATGCCCTCGACTATCACGATGGGGGCCGGCTCCAGGTGGATCGTGGTGGTCGAGCGGTCGTGATGGGTGAAGTCGTAGACGGGCCGCTCGATCGACTCGCCGTTCACGAGCTGGTCGATGTGGCGCACGAGCAGCTCCGTGTCGAACGCGTTCGGCTCGTCGTAGTTCGTCAGGACGCGCGCCTCGAACGGTAGGTCGCCCTGTGAGCAGTAGTAGGCGTCGTGCGGCAGGAGGATGGCGTTGCCTTCACCGGCGGCGGCCAGCAGCGAGCGCGCGACGGTCGTCTTGCCGGAGCCGGTGCCGCCGGCAAGCCCGACCACCAACGGTCGCTCGCTCATCCCCCCGCGCCCCCGACGCGTTCGGTCTCGGCGCTCGGGGTCGCGCGGTGCGCGCCTCCGGCGCCTTCGGCGGCGCGCAGCGCGGCCCGCTCGACGGCCGCCCGGATGAACCCCGCGAAGGGCGGGCTGGGCCGCAGGAGGCGGGACTTGAACTCGGGGTGCGACTGCAGGCCTACGAAGAACGGATGCCCAGGAAGCTCGATGGCCTCCACCAGGCCGCGCCCGCGCCCCGCCATGCCCGGGGTGACGCCGGCGACTATGAGACCTGCGTCCGTCAGCCGCTCGACGAAGGCCGGGTTGACCTCCCACCGGTGACGGTGCCGCTCCTCGACGACCGGCAGCGTCGCCCAGTTGAAGTCGGCGTAGAGGCGCTCCAGGAGCGTGCCGGGCACGACCTCCATGGGCCAGCTCCCCAAGCGCATCGTGCCGCCGAGCCCTTCGACCTCGAGCTGCTCCGGCATGAGGTCGACGACGGGCAGCGGCGTGTACTGGTCGAACTCCGTGGAGTTGGCCCCCGCGAGACCGGCGACGTTGCGGGCGAACTCGATGACCGCGACCTGCATGCCGAGGCAGATGCCCAGGTACGGGATGCCGCGCGTCCTGGCCACCTGCGCTGCGCGCACCTTGCCCTCGATGCCGCGCACCCCGAAGCCGCCGGGGACCAAGACCCCGTCGAACCCGGCGAGGTCGTCCATCCCGAGCAGGTCGTTGCCGCCGGCTCCGACCAGGTCCTCCGCGTTCACCCAGTGGATGTCGACCCCGGCGCGGTTGGCGATCCCGGCGTGCTTGAGGGCCTCCATGAGGCTCAGGTAGGCGTCCGGCATCGCGACGTACTTGCCGACGATGGCGATGGACACGCGCTTCTCGGGTTGACGCAGGATCCTGACGGCCTCCTGCCATGCGCGGAGCTCCGGCGTGACGCGCTCGAGGCCGAGCATGCGCTCCACGAACCTGCCGACCCCCTGCTGCTCCAGCATCTCCGGAACGGCGTAGACGTGGTCCGCGTCGTAGGCGTTGAAGACCGCGTCGGCCTCGACGTTGGAGAAGAGGGCGATCTTGCGCCGCCCGCCTTCCGGCACCGCGAGCTGCGACCGCAGCACCAGGGCGTCCGGCTGGATGCCGACGCCACGCAAGGTGGCGACGGAGTGCTGCGTAGGCTTCGTCTTGTGCTCCTCGCTCATCCCGAGGTAGGGGACGAGCGTGACGTGGATGTAGAGGGTGTTCTCGCGCCCCTGCTCGAAGCGGATCTGGCGTATGGCTTCTAGGAAGGGCAGCGACTCGATGTCGCCGACCGTGCCGCCGACCTCGACGAGCACGATCTCTGCGTCGACGGCGTCGCCTGCCTCGAAGATCCGCCGTTTGATCTCGTCCGTGACGTGCGGGATCACCTGCACCGTCTGGGACAGGTAGGCCCCCCGCCGCTCCTGCTCGATGACACGCAGGTATACCTGGCCGGTCGTCACGTTGTTGCCGCGCCCGAGGTCGACGTCGAGGAAGCGTTCGTACGTGCCTATGTCGAGGTCGGTCTCGGCCCCGTCGTCCGTGACGAAGACCTCGCCATGCTCGTAGGGCCGCATGGTGCCGGCGTCGACGTTGACGTAGGGGTCGATCTTGACCGCAGTGACGCGGTAACCGCGGGCGCGCAGGAGCGCCCCGATGCTTGAGGTCGTTATGCCCTTCCCGAGACTGGAGACCACACCCCCAGTGACGAACACGTACTTCCGGTCCATGATCCACCTTCCCGGGACTCAATCGTAACCCACGAGCGGCCAGGTGGCGCCCCGGAGCCTGCTCCGGCGCGCATGGTACAGTCGCGCCCGTCTTCGCTGGCGCCCGCTGGCGCGCGAGGTCGCGGGCCCCGGCTCGGGGCTCGGAACGTTCAGGAGGCTGTGGACCGAGGGTGAACGAAGGTGCTGACGGGACGTCCGAGGCGTCGAGCGGCCGCGACAGGCGTAGGGGCGTCCTGTTCGTGATGACCGGCGCGTCCGGCGTCGGGAAGGACACCATCAGGCGCGCCGCCGCGCCGTTCCTTTCCGACATCGCCTACTCGATCTCCGCCACGACGCGAGCCCGGCGCCCGGGCGAGGAGCACGGCGTCCAGTACTACTTCGTCTCCAAGCCGGAGTTCGAGGAGATGATCCGCTCCGACGCCCTACTCGAGTACGCGGACTACGTCGGCGACCATTACGGGACGCCCAAGGCGCCGGTGGCCGAGGCGCTGGAGCGGGGCCAGGACGTGCTCCTGGAGCTGGAGCTGGTTGGCGCGCGGCAGGTGAAGCGGCGCATGCCCGAGGCGGTCATGCTCTTCATCGCCCCACCGTCGTTGCGGGAGTTGGAGCGTCGGCTGCGGGGGCGCGGCACCGACAGCGAGGACAAGATCCAGAAACGCCTGGCGCGCGCCAAGGAAGAGATACGCGCCATGCGGGAGTTCGACTACCTCATCGTCAACGACGATCTCGAACGTGCGGTCCAGGAGTTCGAGTCGATCATCAGGGCCGAGCGGGCGCGGGCGGGGCTCGTGACCGACGCCGAGCTGGAGAGCTACCTTCGCTCTTGAGTGCGGGTCGCCGTGGCTTCGACCACGATACGTGGCGGCGGGCCTACGCTTGGGGTATGCTCGTCGGTCGAACGGGCGCCCAGGGCGCTCACTGAGCGCGACCAGACTTTAAGCGTCGCAGCGGCGGGCTTGGACCGGTCCTTCCGGGTGTCGTCCAGGCGTTGCGCCACGGAGGCACCAGATGGCTCAAGAAGGTTACGACAAGCTGATCTCCCTGACGGACTCGCGTTACAGGCTCTCCATGATCGTGGCGCGACGGGCCGCCCAGTTGAAGATGGGCATCCCAACCATGCTCGCGCCCGGCACGCTCGACAGCCTCGAGAACAGCGTCACCGTCGCCATGAAAGAGCTCGAGACGGGGGCCGGCGTCGTCTGGGGCGACGACCTGCCCGTGCAGGACGACCTGAAGCGCCTCGTCGAGGTGCCCAAGCGTGAGCCGACCAACGCCTACGTCGGCACGCCGTTCGACGATGACGACGACGACTGAACCCTCGACCAACTAGCTGACGCCGCCGCCGGTCCGAACCCGCGGCGGCTTTTCAGTCTGGTGGGTCGGGGCGGCGCGCGTGCGTAAACCGGATGCTAGGATGAATATTCATGCCTAGCAAGGAGCAGCGCCAGCGACTGATAGCCGAGCTCGTCCAGGAAGAGTTCATCTCGACTCAAGCGGAGATAGCGGAGCGTCTGGCCCAGAGCGGCATCCAGGTCACGCAGGCGACCATCAGCAGGGATGTCACGGAGCTGCGGCTCGTGCGCGTGCCGTCCGGCCGGGGCAGGCATCGCTACAGCGCCACTCCGCTCGTGATGCAAGACGACGTCGAGCGCGAGCTGCGCGACTGCTTCAAGCGCTTCGTGCGCAACCTCGACCGCGGCGAGAACGTGCTCGTCGTGAGCACGGACGAGGGGCACGCGTCCGGTGTCGCCTACGTCCTCGACAAGCTCGAGCGCGAGGAGATCGTCGGGACGCTGGCCGGCCAGAACGCCATCCTGGTGGTGGCCCGTACGACGGCAGCGGCCGCGGACCTCCTGGAGGAGTTCGAGGGCCTGCTCGACTGAAGGAGGTGCTCGCGACCGAACCGGGCTCTCATCAACGCCGTGCTAGCCTGGAGCCTCTGGAGGAACACAGATGCCTCGTCCAGCCCGACGTCTCCTGCTGATCCTGGCCGCCGCGGCGGCGGCCTTCGCACCCCTTTCCGCCGCCTTCGCCGCCACTCTCGCCATCCACCCCTTCGACAGCGACGACACCTTGCTCGGCTTCGCGGTAGCGGACGAGCTGGCTGCCGCCTTCGACGCTCCGGGCGCCTCGGAGCTCGCTGCGGACGTCGGGCCGAGCCTGCTCGTGCTAGGCCCCGAGGTAGCCGGCGGCGCCATCCCGCCGCTCGTGGCCGATGGCGGGTTCGTGGGGCTGTCGCGGGTCGTCGGGGGCGACGTCATGTTCGGGCCGGCAGGAGCCGACCTCCTGCGCACGGGCCTCGGGGTCGACGTGGCCGTCACGGGCCGTGTCCTCGTCATGGAGGACGATTACCGTCTCGAGCTCCAGGTGGCCGGCGAGGGCG from Trueperaceae bacterium includes the following:
- a CDS encoding CTP synthase, coding for MDRKYVFVTGGVVSSLGKGITTSSIGALLRARGYRVTAVKIDPYVNVDAGTMRPYEHGEVFVTDDGAETDLDIGTYERFLDVDLGRGNNVTTGQVYLRVIEQERRGAYLSQTVQVIPHVTDEIKRRIFEAGDAVDAEIVLVEVGGTVGDIESLPFLEAIRQIRFEQGRENTLYIHVTLVPYLGMSEEHKTKPTQHSVATLRGVGIQPDALVLRSQLAVPEGGRRKIALFSNVEADAVFNAYDADHVYAVPEMLEQQGVGRFVERMLGLERVTPELRAWQEAVRILRQPEKRVSIAIVGKYVAMPDAYLSLMEALKHAGIANRAGVDIHWVNAEDLVGAGGNDLLGMDDLAGFDGVLVPGGFGVRGIEGKVRAAQVARTRGIPYLGICLGMQVAVIEFARNVAGLAGANSTEFDQYTPLPVVDLMPEQLEVEGLGGTMRLGSWPMEVVPGTLLERLYADFNWATLPVVEERHRHRWEVNPAFVERLTDAGLIVAGVTPGMAGRGRGLVEAIELPGHPFFVGLQSHPEFKSRLLRPSPPFAGFIRAAVERAALRAAEGAGGAHRATPSAETERVGGAGG
- the gmk gene encoding guanylate kinase translates to MNEGADGTSEASSGRDRRRGVLFVMTGASGVGKDTIRRAAAPFLSDIAYSISATTRARRPGEEHGVQYYFVSKPEFEEMIRSDALLEYADYVGDHYGTPKAPVAEALERGQDVLLELELVGARQVKRRMPEAVMLFIAPPSLRELERRLRGRGTDSEDKIQKRLARAKEEIRAMREFDYLIVNDDLERAVQEFESIIRAERARAGLVTDAELESYLRS
- the udk gene encoding uridine kinase, with translation MSERPLVVGLAGGTGSGKTTVARSLLAAAGEGNAILLPHDAYYCSQGDLPFEARVLTNYDEPNAFDTELLVRHIDQLVNGESIERPVYDFTHHDRSTTTIHLEPAPIVIVEGILVLHDAHLRERMRLKVFVDAPPDERFIRRLERDVAERGRTAQSVIAQYRRTVKPMHDLFVEPTKQYADLILPEGGSNRVALEVLVNHVGAFLRRHAKAEA
- a CDS encoding sigma 54-interacting transcriptional regulator — translated: MTISRAARSASSTHKERPKTLGELRGTRWEASAGRSVRDEIRSNLVVALQRRDPLFHGVVGYGETVVPAVVNALLSRHNFILLGLRGQAKTRILRQLVTLLDEEVPYLEGTELHDDPFAPLTAEGRGLVAELGEEAPIGWLPREQRYVEKLATPDTTVADIVGDIDPIKAARLGTRLGDERAVHFGLLPRANRGIFAINELPDLAGKVQVALFNVMQEGDVQIKGYPMRLPLDVLLVFSANPEDYTARGKIITPLKDRIGSEVRTHYPQRVEEGMAITRQEAWTDRAEGVFVPAFVAEAVEEVAFQARSDARVDKHSGVSQRLPISLLENVVSNAERRALAHGGQGVARISDLYAALPAVTGKIELEYEGELKGAESVAREIVRRAIGQVFGRRGSELDTATIVEYFDAGNSLRLPGDLPSSDWRAPLAEVPDLLTVAAELAAATSRDAGGVETAVSDELPLVSAEFILEGLYARRQIGRSEELGYTAGEAAQPGSRPRWN
- a CDS encoding DUF5693 family protein, yielding MNPRRVGPSASGASRRIAIGPLDAALWLVVLLTLIPAAVLAARRIGVEGSREQVALVMDEQALARQGNLVGLTSLELGRRYQQLGLTGVALYEDTIETLVAKGYAATLLGSELKAQLVADGQPAPAVPSDATLVTALMPGALDRLVAKNVPAARSFELDGRTWYLWPGDVKTFLPAGPDKAQLALWKGAGFDVAYRPRNATYALTEVGDDFPAEASYLIHAGTQLTGWPSGLEGLVSASQPYLTAVIEGTPQNGMADVSGKIPTVRLLSFNQDYVDRRLKPADLVDKYLLAVEERNVRLLYLRPYTTVELGDPIGNTEALVSSLSRTLRAQGYDVGPLTTLGKDFRTTTWLRALAALGVLAGALLLARRLPAPWGAAAFAALLLLCGWAGGASWDAVALLAALVFPTLGFLSFKERWPTILGATLVSLAGALLLTAVGSERETLLAIRPFSGVGLTLVVPPALFLVAYMLRFHRPAEWVKRLVRMNITVAHVAVGLVAVAAVAIVVLRRGNDPVIGVSQFELALRSFLGEFVARPRFKELIGHPAALVALALPGWPAWLRGPLLTAGVVAQASILNSFSHYHTPLLISLERTGVALLVGLAIGAVLVPVAALFTRLGRRWLASTDDR
- a CDS encoding VWA domain-containing protein, whose product is MAVIRYSKYEGTLDDLDMADLMRMLQDRLLQSGFERNPYDPDPDHRPTMQDLYEAIAQALVDNDLVSEEVLKDALEAEDWLDTELGTAARELARRLEQEGYLRANPGEDGARDAEGAAPGSAGGPATDPGRATFELTDKAIDFLGYRTLRDVLGGAGRSSIGSHDTHFTTTGVETVGATKEYEFGDALNLDVPATLARAARHGLDDGRIDLQEEDLRVQESEYYSSAATVVMLDCSHSMILYGEDRFSPAKQVALALAHLIRTQYRGDTVQFVLFHNGAEEISLERLAMAQVGPYHTNTAQGLRLAQRLLLRQNKEMKQIVMITDGKPSAITLPDGRIYRNAYGLDPLVLGETLREVGACRRHGIQVNTFMLARDPELVAFVQRVSAMTRGKAYFTTPSTIGRYVLLDYQAKRTKLVN
- the csaB gene encoding polysaccharide pyruvyl transferase CsaB, which gives rise to MLVSGYYGAGNLGDEALLAGLVTGLTARGIEPVVLSVDPRSTRKLHGVAAVDRYSGLVPALVKADALVSGGGGLLQDVTSGRSLSYYLATLRLAKAMRKRVVVYGQSLGPFTPSGLARTRRALAGVPLALRDQQSVGLAASMGYGSVLVADPALVMPLPPGVTPADLPADRRDGPVVLAPRGGQDALNGALAALAGALQAEGVPLAAVAFQPRQDEQAVAELIRAAPSVVARQATTPAETLAAMAGARYVVSVRLHGCILAARLGIGFAGLSYDPKVKGFLSQAAAPAFTAPVDGRALLSLVRTAPPAAAHAVDHLTRLADEGLDWLAATLGSAA
- a CDS encoding tetratricopeptide repeat protein, producing MPFRTSPSWARARPSTRAVALALAVCVFLLGGAAYAQADFAQMRDLLAQGYYNSAARLNGPELVTHHPESGEAHFLYAKALYLTGNLERSQVELDRAIELSGDSDPAIVNLQGLLRAAAGDPVGALRALQNAFLRSRDYEFAMDWGRVAWQAARFDDAVAAFDAAAATARGGSELWPYIDKGRLFMFVGRLPDAISAFNAAIDVFEATDNGEARPGSPAYVEAYYRMGEAYEQLGDLERAEVNYRAARTADPNYAPAIQALDRLSRSFE
- a CDS encoding DNA-directed RNA polymerase subunit omega encodes the protein MAQEGYDKLISLTDSRYRLSMIVARRAAQLKMGIPTMLAPGTLDSLENSVTVAMKELETGAGVVWGDDLPVQDDLKRLVEVPKREPTNAYVGTPFDDDDDD